DNA from Macadamia integrifolia cultivar HAES 741 chromosome 12, SCU_Mint_v3, whole genome shotgun sequence:
TTCCTCGCTATCTCCCTTCCAATCCCACCGAAAGTCCTTCACTATAACATTCGTTCTACCCCAAAACCTATCCCTATCATCAAAATTAATAATCCCATCCGTTTCCTCCTCAACTTCAGAAACAATTGCGCTCCTAATCGCGGACAGGTCAATCCGAATCCTAGACCTAGGTTTCCATTTATCCAAAACCTTGCGACTGAAATCTGGAGAAGAATATGCTCTGCGTAATTCAGATAGCTTTGGCTGTAATCTCTTGACGAAATCGATTTCAGTCGGTGGAGTAGATCGGATAGCGGgaacagagaaggaagaagctGAATTGATGAAGTTCTCGAGCTCTCTATCGAAAGAAGTAGCTATGTTCTTGAAAGAGTTAGCCCTATTCCTCATCAACTGAAAATCCGCATCAGCTGAATCTTTCACCTCCCTCCAACCTTTCGAGATGAACGACAAAGCCTTCTCTGTTGCTGCAGAGGTCGAAGGTTGAGCTTCCGTTCTGATATTCATCGTGTCTGACTCAAACTTTCTCTCTGAATCAAAGTTTTCGAAACAGGGTTTCTGCGATTCTCATCCGATGAGAGAAAccgaaaaagaaagaaaagaaccagagagatagaagagagagagagagagagagagagagacttatgAGAAGAGTTAACGAGCGGGCGACGGGATTCCCTTCTTATTCGGAGAGACATATTTCCGGATCTGAATAATGCACGTGGCAAACAACCATAGATGGATCATGAATTGCGGGAGATGACGTGGGACTTATGCTGACCTGGAATTTTGTCACGTGGTGCAGAGATGCGTGGTGGGATTTAAGTGGTTAACGTAGCCTAGGACTCTTAAGGTTTGTTCTTGGGGAATATTCGGGGATGTAGCGCGTAAGACGCCGCCGTAGAGTCTTCTAATTTGGAGTTCTGGATTGGGGAAATCGTGTGGAGCCCACATGATGATTGTGTCAATATATTACACTTGTTTAGAATCTATCATGAAGAATCACATTGTGGGACCCAATGGACACATTTGATTTGTTGACTGCGTTGCTTTCGCAGTTTGATACTTTGATTTCTTCGCAACGGTGAGTGATGCGAATGGAATGGGTATGGTCGTTGTCCTTACGCTTAGGGACAGAAAGCGAGTGATGTCACACTATCTCGGCTTTGACAGAGCGCCATCATCGTCCTAACGACCACGTACGTAAGATGCCAAAGTCACGCGCTTGCCAAACGCTACCAAGgaatataaaatattaagaCACTTAGCTTGCTGTTATGGTCTTATAGGACATGGTTAATCTTCTACTATGCCCCAATCAGTGTTGAACATGCGAAtggcggaaaaaaaaaaaggaatttgatGGAAGCCTTTACCGTCCACACGtttaaagtaaaaaataaaaaatagcaaaaaaaaaataaaattgcctAGTCGCGTAGGCCACAGTCTAAGACAATTTATAACCCCACAtcccatgaaataaaaaattttattcatgttGATGTTTACGTGCATTGAGACCACTCAACTAGATAGCGATCACTTACTAAAAAACACAACTTAAAATAGGTCAGtgagggagactaaggggacAAGGCGATAAAGAGCAAGCCCCACCTTCTGGAGAGGGATTGGAAACTAGAGGGAAAAATTTCTGAATAAAATACTAAAAAGGGCTAAAAGCTCCTAAAGTTCTTATAATCTGAAATAGAGGAGATCACTACCCTACCAGGACCATGATGAGCATTTGAAAAAACACCACGTGGTCTCTTTGATCCCCAATACATGGGAGGTGGAGCATATTAATTCGCAAATTTAAACACAACATGTCACAGTGGTACAATGATATGAAAGAAATGTTCATTTGAGTTTGGACTTGAACTTTGGACCTTCAAGATCAATCTTTATTCCTTTAGGCCTTGTTTGATAAATATCTCGTTCCACCAATTCTAGgtggaattgatttttttttttgatttcaaAGGATTGGCGGaactgattttttatgatttcatgaTTTTTGAGAGTAGGATTGGCATTTGGTAATATTGTTTGGGAATCTAACTTGAGTAGAAAAATATCAGAATCAGCGTTTGGTATGTACCTGATAGAACCAATCCTGTTTCTATACcaaatatttacaaaaatatttGACGGAAAACCATTAAATAACACTTGCTTTTTAGTTTCAGAGAGACTACATCTATTTCTGTATGGTTCAATTTTACTATACTCACTATGTACTACTTGAAATAATAAATTAGAGGGAAAAAATCCCATCCCAATTCCCCAAACAAACCCCCAATCTTTATGGCTAAGTTTGACTGCAAGGGGTTATAAAGGGaaggaaattgaaatttaaaaaaaaaaaaaaaaaaaaaaaaaaatctattgtaATTATTACCCCATATGACTATATCACTAACACCAAATCATATTTaccataaaatgtaaaatatacCATTActaaatttgttaaaaaatttaagtagtttatacaatcacatggagtaatgattataaatatatattttttaagttaaaaatttttagttttcttcctttcaaaatttccttgcaaccaaacatagcctaattaCAATTTTTTCCTAAATGTCGTTTTTACTTAgatgaagaatatatatatgttatacGAAGGAAGATGCCAAGCCTTTGAAGCCAAAATTAAATGTCTAAAAGCAAAGTATTTACCAATCTGTGCAACATTAGAAAGAGTGAGGCATACGATATCTTGAAAGAgaagttgctctctctttaaaAGACCATCCATGAATTTAGAAGATCTATCATTCTTTGTAGAATAGTACAATTTTGATCAAAAGATGACAAACATCAAGAGCAAAGAGGATAATAATTGTTGTTCTAGTCATTCCCATATACAGCCTGGTTTATCAATTATAGAATGGCAAAATTCCTTATGAAAGATGATCAACATCAAGAGGATAGAGGACAATAATTGTTGTTCTAGTCCTTTACTTAAAGAGCCTTAACCAGGCTATATAATGTATACTGTCGGGTAAACATACTTTTGCATTAAAGTTGTACAATATATAGAATCACATTTTTACTCGCAAATGAAAACAGTTAACTCCATGCAAATATTTGAGTAAGACGTGCGCAACCAATAAGTGCGCTTCCCGTCAAAGCATACTAACACACCACAGTACTCTACAATTAGCTCAACCACCAGAGAAAGTGGCCTACAATCAGCTCAGCCGTTGCTTCTTTGGTATACTGTGTTGATTTTTGTGCTGAAACTTGACAATAAAAATTAGATCTAGGTGCTGTGCTACATAGAGAGTTACTATCCAACAAAGAGGCTTACCAAACCATCAAGAAAAAGTTCATTTATTAGCTGCCTAAAAGAACCTTGTGCAACTACAaagcaaaaaaagagaaaatttgagCCATTCTTATCATCCACCATGTAAGTATTCCAACACAAACCCAATTGTGAATATGGATGTCATCCACCAAGAAAAACAACATCAAATGGAAGAGGGCATGGGATTATGGGCCTTGTGTCTAAGACAAGTGGATAGGATTCCAAGTTGATGTACACCAAAAACTTTAATCTATCTAAAGTACAATCATTAACTATAGACTAGAGGACTCTTTGTGGAATGAGATTATCAAAGACACAAAGCTCCGTTATTTGAATGTTTCCTTTATGCTTGGAAGCACATGCATTAATTTAGAATATtattaaatgtcatttttttttttttttttttgttacaagACTTACTAAGGGTCAGACAAGGGACCCACCAGGGATCAGAAAAGGGATCACTAGactatatttattattattaattactAACCTACTATTACTATATTTCAAAAAGGTTGGGGATAAGAGGGTCAAACTAGCAACTTTCCCTGGACTGACGCTAATGCCTAACTTTCAGAAGATGATCACTATTTTTATTTGGCAGGATGACATGCTCAATATAATCAGCTCTGATTACATAGagcaaaacccattttttggtAATACAATAAGACCATCAATTTACCTGTCTCTTTCAATGAGTCACTTACCTCCTTCAAAGACATTATTTCATCATTTGTGGACGTAGAAAAGAGGGTCtagcatgaaataaaagagcCAGCCAAGTTAACCGAGGAAACTTGCTATGAACAACACAAGGTGGGAAGGGCAAGGGGAGTGTAAGATAAGACCCCTTCTTCAGTCTTGGGAGGACATAGGCAAGTCATCCTTGGCTACCAAACAAGGCTCTTATCTTCATGTAAGACCTCTCTTCCTCTGGATCACATAACCAACTTCCCATTTCATTTCCTTCTATCACTGCACACCAATGTCAGTGAATGATAATGCTGGGTGTTAGGGAGCTTCTATTTATAGAAACTTTtcgaaatgaaaaaaaaaaaagagaagaggttTGACATTAGTTGAAAGGGATGTTGCAAACGCACAAGGACCTGATCGACTAAGAAAGCATTTGACCCCAACTTAGTTGGTTTCGGTTCTCTCAAACTCAAAGGCCATGCCATGCCATGTTTGACATTGTATTGCCACTTACATGATCAGGAATTTGAACTTAACTAAGGCTTTGTAGCCAATAATTCATTGAGAAACCACATTTTGGATATACAACCTTCTTGGTTACAAAAGTTGTAGGTATAATTCTATAAATTCCTTCACAATGTCACTCTTCTATCTTTAAATTCCTTTTCTATCTCCATTTGGAATAACGAAGAATGTCAACTCTTTCTCTTCCCCTCCTCCCCCAAAGGATGCGTTGATTCATCATATCCCTTCTCTTGTGTGAAAatggatcaggttcttgtacgagaatcattctcttACGATCCTAATATACATGTCCATTTTACTTCCTTGTATACCCCTCTTCACTTTTTTAATGGCAAGAAGTGGGAGAGGTCTTGGATCCTCACATGTGTGAACGTATATGCATGGATCCAAATTCAACAAACCCCCTGCCAATATATATGAGGTTGGGATTCTCTCCCCATGTATGAATGACACCACATGAGATCCACCGTTCATGGGGTGTGGATGTGTGTCCCACATATCAGAGGTAGGTTCCACACCACATGGACAATGGGAACTATGCTGCAATCTCTATTTTGTTCTTTATAAGAAAGGCACACAACACTACCCCCAAACAGTTCATCTTTCATAATGTTATGTGTAAGTAGTTGGTATTAGATTTTACATAGTTTTTGGTCAGGCTCATTAAACAATGTGGAGAGAGCTACAAGCCACCTGTGTGTATTGACAACTCTCACATCAAGCCAATAGATATATGAAAGTGCCTTACAATTCGAATATAAGGGACCACATAGTCAAGAGGAGAAAGTGTTGAGGAGGGAGGACAATGTGTGATATAGCTGAAAACGTACACAAGGGCATATACATggttgaaaatttttaatttcataagGGTAATTTTGCATGCTCATATTTCTGACGTATGGATTGCATGGCCAAGCAACGTTCTTTTTCCAATAATATAATTATGGGCGAAAGAACCGTATCCTACTGGTGCAGGAAACACCAACATGCAAGTCCAAAAAGAGGGAACATGCCAGCATCCTCAAAACCCTAAGGGGCAGCATCATCTTTTGGTGCAGCTTCTCTCTGGCATTTCCCTGCACCAGCAGGATATGATTCTTTGTCCTGTAATTGTCCAAGAAACTAGTATGCATGATGATTCCAAAATTAACCTTTGGAATATTTGAATCCTTTTTCACGCTCCCTTGCCAGCTGGGGTTATAGAGTTATAAAAACTTTAAAACTTTGGAGCACTCATTAATCTTACAATCCAATCAATTAGTATCCGAACATAAATCAGGTTGTTGAAAACCATCGGATCAATATTTTTTGATTAGTTAATTAAACTTTTAGCCTGCACATATTTTCGAGATTTATAGTCTACTGATAACACAATGTCTTTTATATATGCCCTTTTATGTCCACTACTTTCCAGACCTAGAATAGAATATAATTTCATGCATTCTAAGTTAACTTTCCATACCTAGAATAGATTCTggatagcatttttttttttaatttatagctTAATTAGCCATGTAGGGATTGTTTTTAGAATTTTTAGGCTGTNNNNNNNNNNNNNNNNNNNNNNNNNNNNNNNNNNNNNNNNNNNNNNNNNNNNNNNNNNNNNNNNNNNNNNNNNNNNNNNNNNNNNNNNNNNNNNNNNNNNNNNNNNNNNNNNNNNNNNNNNNNNNNNNNNNNNNNNNNNGGAAACGTTAATTCGTTATCTAAGAAACATTCcatttgaaagagaaaaaaatttgtttttatatttttgccTTACTTCCCCTGTCCCATTTCTCTacatctctctcccctctcactTTTCGCCTCCTCTTCCCCCTCCACCCTagtctctccctttctcttcctcctgtatctctctctccttaattTTACCTAATCTAGGTGGAAAGATCCATATGGAATCAAGAATCATTATTGGGATCTGGTGCTCCTTCCCATTGGAGTTTACTTTCTATCCAGCCTTCTTGAATTGGTTTTCCTTAAGTTCATTTTCCCCACTTGGTCCTAGAGGAACATGGATTTTCTAGATGGGGTGGGCGCTCTGTTTTGAGAAAGAAACAACATATTTTCCATTGACCTTGATAATACCTAcgggtgcaacagggccgggttgggctgggttttttaaaaccctatcTCAACCTTAAGTCCCCTTAACTAGGCCCAAACCAACCCTGATCTTGACTCAGGGTTGCAAAACTTTAATCGTggccctacccttcagggttcagcccaatCCTTACCTGCCCTGATTGGCTCTGATTTTTCAAGATCgggccgggatgaccctgaccctgaccttgaccctgattgacccgaaccttggtttgccatcaaggctAGGTATACCTTGACCCTGAccttgcaaaatatgaaataacttaaaaataaaaaatattcataataaagatgagataaaaaatacaaagttacaaatttcttggtaaaaaaaacaagagagatttatttttttggtaaaaaaagcaaaagagatcggtgagaagatatattaggagttttgaagTGTCAATGACttaatgtcaaacaatatataaaattaggttaaattcaggGTTACAACCAGGGTCAATATCAGGGCTGGGTTTAGAGCGGGTTgaggccaaagacatcaacccttacccgccctgaccttgactcaggatcagaaatttcagggtcgggttggccctcagggccaaaatttttgggccGGTATTTGTTCAGAATCAGGGCGGGCCAATGGCGGGTTCGAgctgtcagggccaaacttgcacccctaataaTACCCCCGGAAAAGAGGTCGAAATCAATTAGAGTTCATAATAAATTCCTTTTATTCCAAGGAATTGACACATAGGTATGACCTacaccatggatttaggtaaaATTCTAACCCTTCTGTATTTAAGTAAAGGCTTATTTGCACCGTATATGCTAATTTTTCATAACGTGGCGGAAGATTTGTATGTAATTCTAACTTTCCTCTTTAAATAAGgtattaattttcaattttttttttgtatgcaTGATAAGTCTATAAAAGGATCgagatgcctaacaccttccctaGATTATAACCTAATTGTTACCCTATGGAGTCTACAAGAACCAAGGACCAATAAATCATAATTGAACATACATGGCTTTAATTACCAAAACTAGCTAGGTTGGCATGTCCAAGTCTCTTTCAAAGACCACACAAACTAATGAATGAATTCAGCCGTTCTGAGGAAGAGGACTGACTTAGAGAGGGGAAACCTCGACGACGAAAGTCAGAAACCAAACCCATTTCCTCACAAATAATTatataagagaaagaaaatgtaCCACTAGGACTTGTCACTTTCTTGGTAATAAACAATCTTTTTAGTCTCCTTTGTATAAATTCATTACTTGTTCAGTTTCGCCTTTCTAAGTTCTGTTGTTTTTAAATTGTCTCCGTTTTagtctttctatttttatattttgagttgATATCTTCATTCATGTGCACTTGTATTGAAGGATATTAAGGCTACGTCTGATAGTCATTCTGTTTCAAAAATGACGTTTCGTGTTAAAATCAGAGTTTTCTGTTTTTgtgccaaaattttgttttggaatGATTCAAATGTTGGAACATGGTTATCATATTCCAACATTTCTCGATTCTAACGTTTTTTTCttggttcatttaaaaaaaacgGAATAACGAATTGTAgacaccaaacagaagatttcttttcttgttcCCGTAAAACGAAAAACACCAGAAAATTGTTTtcggatgactaccaaacgcagtcTATATGTAATGAAATCCTGCTTATATATCTAATCTAAATTTTTTGGTTTCATGCTGAGGTGCATATTCCATGCTTCATTGGTTATCTCCTCATATAGCTCATCGTTCCCTTGTTCAGctactttgtttttttatgatgaCGAAGGGGAAGAAAGATTAAAGCTTATTCAAAAACCTttgctataaaatgtaaaatatatcattagtaaatatatattgtaagatttaagtagtttatataatttatttattttttggtaataaagtagtttatacaatcacattgggtaatgattacaaatgtttcttttccaagtttaaaaatttcacttctcttccctttaaagttcctttgcaaccaaacatagcctaattacaattttttttttatctaaatatCATTTTCGTTGGGATGAAGAATATACATATGTGATACGAGGGAAGATGCCAAGGTTTTTGAAGCATTGATTAAATGTCCAAAAACAAAGTTTTACCACTCTGTGGAACATTAGAAAGAGCTAGGCATACAATATCTTGAAAGGGAATTTGCTCTGTCTTTGACTGGCCATCCATCAATTTAGAAGATCCGTCATTCCTTGTAGAGTAGTACAATTTTGATCAAGTATAAAATGGCAAAATTCCTAATGAAAGATGATCAATGTCAAGAGAATAATTGTTGTTCTTGTCCTTCACATAAAGAGCCTTAACTACGCTGTATAGTGTATACTATCTTTTAAACATACTATTGCATTAAAATTGTTATACAATATTTTGAATCACAATATTCTTGCAAATGAAAACAGTTAACTCCATGTAAATATTTGAGTAAAGTGTGTGTAACTTATAATTGCACTCTCCCATCAAAGCATGCTAATACATTATAGTATTTTACGATCAATTTCACCACCAGGAGAGAGTGGCCTACAATCAGTTCAGTCATTGCTTCTTTGGTATACTGTGTTGATTTTAGTTCTAAAATTGAACAGTAAAAGTAAAACCTAGGCCAAGCACTGCGAACAGAGCCACTATCCAACAAAGCTCTTTCTGTCGAATGAAGATATATTTATAAGCTCTCAGTGACTAATGAGCAAGTGAGATGCAAATTGTTTAGTTCGTACTCTATTGCTCTCCACTTCTAAGTTCATAGCCTTCGCAGTAGCTTCATCGATGTTACCTACCAAATAAAAGGCCTGCTCAGGAAGACCATCTAATTCGCCGAAAATAAAAGTTCATTATTAGCtgcctaataataataataataataataataataataataataataataataataataatggtcATATCTCGTTCTGATACCATATAACATGATCGATTTGCACCAAAATCCAGAGAAATAAGGTTCTTCTGattctgtatggtgagaagaacgagataagtgcaataccgtactccgaTCCGGTAAGGAGACGAGAACCAGGATAGGT
Protein-coding regions in this window:
- the LOC122057095 gene encoding digalactosyldiacylglycerol synthase 1, chloroplastic-like, coding for MNIRTEAQPSTSAATEKALSFISKGWREVKDSADADFQLMRNRANSFKNIATSFDRELENFINSASSFSVPAIRSTPPTEIDFVKRLQPKLSELRRAYSSPDFSRKVLDKWKPRSRIRIDLSAIRSAIVSEVEEETDGIINFDDRDRFWGRTNVIVKDFRWDWKGDSEESQKEWEPIRALKTRLKEFERKSSSAEIFRNITNNEFMQKLKSSLVRFEVRIKKSPTPPPPPFFPFSLLI